A single region of the Ramlibacter henchirensis genome encodes:
- the dapA gene encoding 4-hydroxy-tetrahydrodipicolinate synthase, giving the protein MTQRLTAARLRGIFPAIPTPVTAEDRIDEAATRQLMAYLLEQGIDGVVPLGGTGEYGALPREERVRMAGVCAEAAGGRIPVVAGILDPGFHDALSAGKAFAAAGVDALMVLTPYYTTPTQRGIRDYFLRYADASPVPVMIYEIPYRTRIAIAPEVLHELSRHDNIIGMKACNTDMYHFLKVVAGVDESFSVFSGEDTLFPLHMAGGAKGGIVVTASVLPRTWRKLYELGKSGRTADAMAMHRKLIPLLDMAFAETNPGPLKSVLDLVGVSAPRVLDPLLAPASELQQRLRSELGACLRAEAQLA; this is encoded by the coding sequence ATGACCCAAAGACTCACCGCCGCCCGCCTGCGCGGCATCTTCCCCGCCATCCCCACGCCGGTGACGGCGGAAGACCGCATCGACGAGGCCGCCACGCGCCAGCTGATGGCCTACCTGCTCGAGCAGGGCATCGACGGCGTCGTGCCGCTGGGCGGCACCGGAGAATACGGCGCACTGCCTCGTGAGGAGAGGGTGCGGATGGCCGGCGTCTGCGCCGAAGCCGCGGGCGGGCGCATCCCGGTGGTGGCGGGCATCCTCGATCCCGGCTTCCACGACGCGCTGTCCGCCGGCAAAGCCTTCGCCGCCGCGGGCGTCGACGCGCTGATGGTGCTCACGCCCTACTACACGACGCCGACGCAGCGCGGCATCCGCGACTACTTCCTGCGCTATGCCGACGCCTCGCCGGTGCCGGTGATGATCTACGAGATCCCGTACCGCACGCGCATCGCGATCGCGCCAGAGGTGCTGCACGAGCTCTCGCGGCATGACAACATCATCGGCATGAAGGCCTGCAACACGGACATGTACCACTTCCTCAAGGTAGTGGCCGGCGTGGACGAGAGCTTCAGCGTCTTCAGCGGCGAGGACACGCTGTTCCCGCTGCACATGGCGGGCGGCGCGAAGGGCGGCATCGTCGTCACCGCCAGCGTGCTGCCGCGCACCTGGCGCAAGCTTTACGAGCTGGGAAAGTCCGGGCGCACCGCTGACGCGATGGCGATGCACCGCAAGCTGATCCCGCTGCTGGACATGGCGTTCGCGGAGACCAACCCCGGCCCGCTGAAGTCGGTGCTGGACCTGGTGGGCGTGAGCGCGCCGCGCGTGCTCGATCCGCTGCTGGCCCCGGCCTCCGAGCTGCAGCAGCGCCTGCGCTCCGAGCTGGGCGCCTGCCTGCGCGCCGAGGCGCAGCTCGCCTGA
- a CDS encoding SRPBCC family protein: MQANLPRIAAYVAGGLLLARLLRRERSPLDEVDIELRESARELPLASIALAAVGFVAGGVFLTNQMRGRTSGASTVEESIDLNVPVSTAYNQWTQFEQFPRFMTSVEQVKQVDDTHLHWRAVVAGKVKEWDAEITEQIPDERIAWRSTDGVTNAGVVTFHKIADNRTRVMLQMDYQPETAAEKVGDALGGVKLTTKGNLKRFKQLVEERGQETGAWRGTVTQH, translated from the coding sequence ATGCAAGCCAATCTCCCCCGAATCGCCGCGTACGTAGCAGGTGGTCTGCTCCTGGCTCGCCTGCTCAGGCGCGAGCGCTCGCCCCTGGATGAAGTCGATATCGAGTTGCGCGAGTCCGCCCGCGAGCTGCCCCTGGCCAGCATCGCGCTGGCCGCGGTGGGCTTCGTCGCCGGCGGCGTCTTCCTGACGAACCAGATGCGCGGACGCACGTCGGGCGCGTCGACCGTCGAGGAATCGATCGACCTGAACGTGCCGGTGAGCACCGCGTACAACCAGTGGACGCAGTTCGAGCAGTTCCCGCGGTTCATGACCAGCGTCGAACAGGTCAAGCAGGTCGACGACACGCACCTGCACTGGCGCGCCGTGGTGGCCGGCAAGGTCAAGGAGTGGGACGCCGAGATCACCGAGCAGATCCCCGACGAGCGCATTGCCTGGCGCAGCACGGACGGCGTGACGAATGCGGGCGTCGTCACTTTCCACAAGATCGCCGACAACCGCACCCGGGTGATGCTGCAGATGGACTACCAGCCCGAGACGGCGGCCGAGAAGGTCGGCGACGCGCTCGGCGGCGTCAAGCTCACCACCAAGGGCAACCTGAAGCGCTTCAAGCAGCTGGTGGAAGAGCGCGGGCAGGAAACCGGGGCCTGGCGCGGCACGGTCACGCAGCACTGA
- a CDS encoding ABC transporter ATP-binding protein codes for MPTPKLAITGLTKRYGSFAALAPTDLQVAQGEFLTLLGPSGSGKTTLLSLIAGLSVPDGGQLLINGQDVTYGAPYERDIGMVFQNYALFPHMTIAENIAFPLKMRKVDGATAAKRAAQALELVRLPHVATRFPRELSGGQQQRIALARCLVYQPSIVLMDEPLGALDKKLRDQMQLEIKRIHRETGTTVVYVTHDQEEAMTMSDRICLMNAGRIEQLGTPSDLYFRPRTLFVADFLGESNLFAGTVTGVSGMDVEVALADGGTRAKAVAHGPIAPGAKVRVMVRPQNVTVGNGEGVLRGTVLDSMITGSLTKLYVTAPAAGDEPVVLSYPTSAAASRHAIGSQVHLGWAGGDAVAVPEQA; via the coding sequence ATGCCGACACCCAAGCTCGCGATCACCGGCCTGACCAAGCGCTACGGCTCCTTCGCGGCGCTGGCGCCCACCGATCTGCAGGTGGCGCAGGGCGAGTTCCTCACGCTGCTCGGGCCTTCGGGCTCGGGCAAGACCACCTTGCTGAGCCTGATCGCCGGGCTGTCCGTGCCCGATGGCGGGCAGCTCCTGATCAACGGCCAGGACGTCACGTACGGCGCGCCGTACGAGCGCGACATCGGCATGGTGTTCCAGAACTACGCGCTGTTCCCGCACATGACGATCGCGGAGAACATCGCCTTTCCGCTGAAGATGCGCAAGGTGGACGGCGCCACGGCGGCGAAGCGCGCCGCGCAGGCGCTGGAGCTGGTGCGGCTGCCGCATGTCGCCACGCGCTTCCCGCGCGAGCTCTCCGGCGGCCAGCAGCAGCGCATCGCGCTGGCCCGCTGCCTGGTGTACCAGCCGTCCATCGTGCTGATGGACGAGCCGCTCGGCGCGCTGGACAAGAAGCTGCGCGACCAGATGCAGCTGGAGATCAAGCGCATCCACCGCGAGACGGGCACCACGGTCGTCTACGTCACGCACGACCAGGAAGAGGCGATGACGATGTCCGACCGCATCTGCCTGATGAACGCCGGGCGCATCGAGCAGCTCGGCACGCCGTCCGACCTGTACTTCCGTCCGCGCACGCTGTTCGTGGCGGACTTCCTCGGCGAGTCCAACCTGTTCGCCGGCACGGTGACCGGTGTCTCGGGCATGGATGTGGAGGTTGCCCTGGCCGACGGCGGCACCCGCGCGAAGGCCGTCGCGCACGGACCGATCGCGCCGGGCGCCAAGGTGCGCGTGATGGTGCGTCCGCAGAACGTGACGGTGGGCAATGGCGAAGGCGTGCTGCGCGGCACCGTGCTGGACAGCATGATCACCGGCAGCCTGACCAAGCTCTATGTCACGGCGCCGGCGGCCGGCGACGAGCCGGTGGTGCTGTCCTATCCAACGTCGGCCGCGGCCTCGCGCCACGCCATCGGCAGCCAGGTGCACCTGGGCTGGGCCGGGGGCGACGCCGTCGCGGTTCCGGAGCAGGCATGA
- the infA gene encoding translation initiation factor IF-1, which translates to MAKEDLIEMRGRVAEILPDSRCRVVLTNGHELVAYTGGKMKKHRIRIIAGDDVTLEMSPYDLSKGRIMFRHLPERRNDGPRPPSRR; encoded by the coding sequence TTGGCGAAAGAAGATCTCATCGAAATGCGCGGCCGAGTGGCCGAAATCCTTCCTGACTCGCGCTGCCGCGTCGTGCTGACCAACGGGCATGAACTCGTGGCCTACACCGGCGGCAAGATGAAGAAGCACCGCATCCGCATCATCGCGGGCGACGACGTCACGCTCGAGATGTCGCCGTACGACCTGAGCAAAGGCCGGATCATGTTCCGGCACCTGCCCGAGCGCAGGAACGACGGCCCGCGGCCGCCCTCGCGCCGCTGA
- a CDS encoding PA2779 family protein: protein MQPVSNLVRRIFWSLIAILALQASFARAEMLGPEAVLSQQPATLAELEREKVKHFLDTTALQDKLRALGVDGLNASARVDAMTPQEVHALAQRIDAMPAGGAFSDRDIILILLVALLLVVVL from the coding sequence ATGCAGCCAGTGTCCAACCTCGTTCGCCGCATCTTCTGGAGCCTGATCGCCATCCTGGCGCTGCAGGCTTCCTTCGCCCGCGCGGAAATGCTGGGGCCCGAGGCCGTGCTCTCGCAGCAGCCCGCGACGCTGGCGGAACTCGAACGGGAGAAGGTCAAGCACTTCCTCGACACCACCGCCCTGCAGGACAAGCTGCGCGCGCTGGGCGTCGACGGCCTGAACGCCAGCGCGCGCGTCGACGCGATGACGCCGCAGGAAGTTCACGCCCTGGCGCAGCGCATCGACGCGATGCCCGCGGGTGGCGCCTTCAGCGACCGCGACATCATCCTGATCCTGCTGGTCGCGCTGCTGCTCGTCGTCGTGCTCTGA
- a CDS encoding RNA recognition motif domain-containing protein — MGNKLYVGNLPYTFSDSDMEQAFSQFGAVSSAKIVTDRDSGRSKGFGFVEMSNPAEAKAAIEGMNGHQLGGRGLVVNEARPMEPRAPRSGGFGGSRGY, encoded by the coding sequence ATGGGCAACAAACTCTACGTGGGCAACCTGCCCTACACCTTCAGCGACAGCGACATGGAACAGGCGTTCAGCCAGTTCGGCGCCGTCAGCAGCGCAAAGATCGTCACCGACCGCGACAGCGGCCGCTCCAAGGGTTTCGGCTTCGTCGAGATGTCCAACCCGGCTGAAGCCAAGGCGGCCATCGAAGGCATGAACGGCCACCAGCTCGGCGGCCGCGGCCTCGTCGTCAACGAAGCGCGCCCGATGGAGCCGCGCGCTCCCCGCAGCGGCGGCTTCGGCGGCTCGCGCGGCTACTGA
- a CDS encoding KTSC domain-containing protein, whose amino-acid sequence MPVRTFNAGRLRKADYDPASQQLDLHFDNGNVLAYKHVPQEVFRRLCSAPNAATYWEDRIAEEYPKGTPRSGPSQGGGGKSLGDLFGGDEPAQ is encoded by the coding sequence ATGCCTGTCCGCACCTTCAACGCCGGCCGCCTGCGCAAGGCCGACTACGACCCGGCGTCACAACAGCTGGACCTGCACTTCGACAACGGCAACGTGCTGGCCTACAAGCACGTGCCGCAGGAGGTGTTCCGGCGGCTGTGCAGTGCGCCGAATGCGGCGACCTACTGGGAGGACCGGATCGCGGAGGAATATCCGAAGGGGACGCCGCGGTCCGGCCCATCGCAAGGCGGTGGCGGCAAGAGCCTCGGCGACCTGTTCGGTGGGGACGAGCCGGCGCAGTGA
- a CDS encoding Bug family tripartite tricarboxylate transporter substrate binding protein encodes MNRRTAVAALLALGAACGAPAAWAQDFPSKPIRLVVPFPAGGPSDTTARSIAEGLGKVLGQPVVVENRPGAGAIVGSEAVLGQPADGHTLLMASNVIATGKWLYPQMNFDPMKDFRAVAGVFRSPHQVAVTPGFQAKGIQDLVALAKQQDGKLNYASGGSGTMPHLGAERFKQLTGAPMTHIPYRGSAPANTAVVAGEVPVHFDIEFSVGQLLKSGRLRSLGVTALKRSPQFPDVPTLDEQGIKGFELYSWFGIVVRTGTPDAVIARLNQALNEAMDAPEFKQRLAGLGAEKIGGAPAVFQKMINDDYQLWGEVIRKANIKVD; translated from the coding sequence ATGAACCGACGCACCGCTGTCGCCGCCCTGCTCGCCCTCGGCGCGGCATGCGGCGCGCCCGCCGCATGGGCGCAGGACTTCCCTTCCAAGCCGATCCGGCTGGTGGTGCCCTTCCCGGCGGGCGGGCCGTCCGACACCACTGCGCGGTCGATCGCCGAAGGCCTGGGCAAGGTGCTGGGCCAGCCGGTCGTGGTCGAGAACCGGCCGGGCGCCGGCGCCATCGTCGGCAGCGAAGCCGTGCTCGGGCAGCCGGCCGACGGCCACACCCTGCTGATGGCCAGCAACGTGATCGCGACGGGCAAGTGGCTCTACCCGCAGATGAACTTCGATCCCATGAAGGACTTCCGCGCGGTGGCCGGTGTCTTCCGCAGCCCGCACCAGGTGGCGGTGACGCCGGGCTTCCAGGCCAAGGGCATCCAGGACCTGGTCGCCCTGGCCAAGCAGCAGGACGGCAAGCTGAACTACGCCTCGGGCGGCTCCGGCACGATGCCCCACCTCGGCGCGGAACGTTTCAAGCAGCTGACCGGCGCGCCCATGACGCACATCCCCTACCGTGGCTCGGCGCCGGCCAACACGGCCGTGGTGGCCGGCGAGGTGCCGGTGCACTTCGACATCGAGTTCTCGGTCGGGCAGCTGCTCAAGTCGGGGCGCCTGCGTTCGCTGGGCGTCACGGCGCTGAAGCGCTCGCCCCAGTTCCCCGACGTGCCCACGCTGGACGAACAGGGCATCAAGGGATTCGAGCTCTACTCGTGGTTCGGCATCGTCGTGCGCACCGGCACGCCCGACGCCGTGATTGCCAGGCTGAACCAGGCGCTCAACGAGGCGATGGACGCGCCCGAGTTCAAGCAGCGGCTCGCCGGCCTCGGCGCCGAGAAGATCGGCGGCGCGCCGGCGGTGTTCCAGAAGATGATCAACGACGACTACCAGCTCTGGGGCGAGGTGATCCGCAAGGCCAACATCAAGGTCGACTGA
- a CDS encoding ABC transporter permease subunit: protein MTSIAAPAPAVPAARRRPEWVRPMLLAAPLVLVFVVLLVYPVGQLLLLSIYSDGAFTLAKYRQLFASSVYVNVMLITLKISLWTTLLSVVAGYPVAYLISSLEKDRKAGWVFWVLLSFWTSFLVRAFAWIVMLGRNGVVNQLLTATGLQETPSNLLYSMGAVLVGMVHALMPLAVLTMLSVMENIDRNLPRAALTLGARPGTAFWRIYFPLSMPGVAAGAIMVFVTAVGFFIVPALLGGRRETMITQLIIEQVLQTMNWGFAGAISVLLLVVTLAVFVLYDRLLGLSSMTGESVQKTTTRRGPLHHVGDAVLGGLGSVSDWLIALMPRRRREVQPGRSFPLRTVAVLVLFFLSVPALLMIPLSFAGKSGLNWPPTGFTLAHYKDLIASPLWMQAALRSLIVGLGAATAAMLIGTPAAFLLVRSRMRGKSLLLAFVLSPIIIPRMIIAVGMFYFFARVGLVGTSVGLMIGHTVIAVPYVVMTMMAVLRNYDTRLDLAAQSLGATPWQTLRHVTFPILAAGLFSSFLFAFATSFDELTISLFASGGLSATLPKQFWDEVTLQISPVIAAVSTCLFAFVGALIALAEWLRRRAARQTP from the coding sequence ATGACGTCGATCGCCGCTCCAGCGCCGGCGGTCCCGGCCGCGCGCCGCCGGCCCGAGTGGGTGCGACCGATGCTGCTGGCGGCGCCGCTGGTGCTGGTGTTCGTCGTGCTGCTGGTCTACCCGGTCGGCCAGCTCCTGCTGCTGAGCATCTACAGCGACGGCGCATTCACGCTGGCCAAGTACCGGCAGCTGTTCGCGTCCTCGGTGTACGTCAACGTGATGCTGATCACGTTGAAGATCTCGCTGTGGACCACGCTGCTGTCCGTGGTGGCCGGCTATCCGGTCGCCTACCTGATCTCCTCGCTGGAGAAGGACCGCAAGGCCGGCTGGGTGTTCTGGGTGCTGCTGTCGTTCTGGACCAGCTTCCTGGTGCGCGCATTCGCCTGGATCGTGATGCTGGGCCGCAATGGCGTCGTCAACCAGCTGCTGACCGCCACGGGGCTGCAGGAGACGCCGTCCAACCTGCTGTACAGCATGGGCGCCGTGCTGGTCGGCATGGTGCATGCGCTGATGCCGCTGGCCGTGCTCACGATGCTCTCCGTGATGGAGAACATCGACCGCAACCTGCCTCGTGCGGCGCTGACGCTGGGCGCCCGGCCGGGCACCGCGTTCTGGCGCATCTACTTCCCGCTCTCCATGCCCGGCGTCGCCGCCGGCGCGATCATGGTCTTCGTGACGGCGGTCGGCTTCTTCATCGTGCCGGCGCTGCTGGGCGGCCGGCGCGAGACCATGATCACGCAGCTGATCATCGAGCAGGTGCTGCAGACCATGAACTGGGGCTTCGCGGGAGCGATCTCGGTGCTGCTGCTGGTGGTCACGCTCGCGGTGTTCGTGCTGTATGACCGGCTGCTCGGGCTGTCGTCGATGACCGGCGAATCGGTCCAGAAGACCACCACCCGGCGCGGGCCGCTGCACCACGTGGGCGATGCGGTGCTCGGTGGGTTGGGATCGGTGAGCGACTGGCTCATCGCGCTGATGCCGCGCAGGCGGCGCGAAGTCCAGCCGGGTCGCTCCTTCCCGCTGCGCACGGTGGCCGTGCTGGTGCTGTTCTTCCTCAGCGTGCCGGCGCTGCTGATGATCCCGCTGTCGTTCGCCGGCAAGTCGGGCCTGAACTGGCCGCCCACCGGATTCACGCTGGCGCACTACAAGGACCTGATCGCTTCGCCCCTGTGGATGCAGGCGGCGCTGCGCTCGCTGATCGTGGGCCTGGGCGCGGCCACGGCGGCCATGCTGATCGGCACGCCCGCGGCCTTCCTGCTGGTGCGCTCGCGCATGCGCGGCAAGTCGCTGCTGCTGGCCTTCGTGCTGTCGCCCATCATCATCCCGCGCATGATCATCGCAGTGGGCATGTTCTATTTCTTCGCCCGCGTCGGCCTGGTCGGCACCTCGGTGGGCCTGATGATCGGCCACACCGTCATCGCCGTGCCTTACGTCGTGATGACCATGATGGCCGTGCTGCGCAACTACGACACGAGGCTGGACCTCGCCGCCCAGAGCCTGGGCGCGACGCCCTGGCAGACGCTGCGCCACGTGACCTTCCCGATCCTGGCAGCGGGCCTGTTCTCGTCCTTCCTGTTCGCCTTCGCCACGTCTTTCGACGAGCTCACGATCTCGCTGTTCGCCTCGGGCGGGCTCAGCGCCACCTTGCCCAAGCAGTTCTGGGACGAGGTGACGCTGCAGATCTCGCCGGTGATCGCTGCCGTCTCCACCTGCCTCTTCGCCTTCGTCGGCGCCCTGATCGCGCTGGCCGAGTGGCTGCGGCGCCGGGCCGCCCGCCAGACCCCATGA
- a CDS encoding hemerythrin domain-containing protein — translation MAQQDACTLLDDDHNKVARLFQQFKAAHQPNEKRMLAQQICHELTVHTQIEEEIFYPAFQQATGDESLIQESNREHQEARELIAKVEGNPQPDDRVMLELEDAVLHHVNDEREKMFPKARKAQGLDLFQLADRLEQRKSELMAAHPA, via the coding sequence ATGGCCCAACAGGACGCCTGCACCCTGCTCGACGACGACCACAACAAGGTGGCCCGGCTGTTCCAGCAGTTCAAGGCCGCGCACCAGCCCAACGAGAAGCGCATGCTCGCCCAGCAGATCTGCCACGAGCTGACCGTGCATACGCAGATCGAGGAAGAGATCTTCTATCCGGCCTTCCAGCAGGCCACCGGCGACGAGAGCCTCATCCAGGAATCGAACCGCGAGCACCAGGAAGCGCGCGAGCTGATCGCGAAGGTCGAAGGCAATCCGCAGCCGGACGACCGCGTGATGCTGGAGCTGGAAGACGCCGTGCTGCACCACGTCAACGACGAACGGGAGAAGATGTTCCCGAAGGCCCGCAAGGCCCAGGGACTGGACCTGTTCCAGCTGGCCGACCGTCTCGAGCAGCGCAAGTCCGAACTGATGGCGGCCCACCCGGCCTGA
- a CDS encoding MipA/OmpV family protein, with product MNLATSRHPPIRSTAALACLAFIGVAHAQEASSPRSLWEIGGVAVGAWQQAYPGSDQQVRRGIALPFLVYRGRFLRADNEGVGVRPVRTPRYEFDISAAFAFGSDADQDPARRGMPNLGTLVEFGPRLKWHLGGTPQGGRWRLDLPLRGVFDLSDSLEYRGAVFQPGIVWSQRPAPGWSVATSLSAVISDQRLARTFYEVAPQFATPTRPAYQADGGLLAWRLGASISRDFGRDWTVFAFGRIDTVAGAANRSSPLVRQTTGSTVGIGVSYTWLRSSEPAVD from the coding sequence ATGAACCTCGCCACTTCACGACACCCGCCGATTCGAAGCACCGCCGCACTTGCCTGCCTGGCCTTCATCGGCGTCGCGCACGCGCAGGAGGCGTCGTCTCCGCGTTCGCTCTGGGAGATCGGCGGCGTGGCGGTGGGCGCCTGGCAGCAGGCTTATCCCGGCTCCGACCAGCAGGTGCGGCGCGGGATTGCCCTTCCCTTCCTGGTGTACCGCGGCCGCTTCCTGCGGGCGGACAACGAAGGCGTCGGCGTGCGGCCGGTGCGCACGCCCCGCTACGAGTTCGACATCAGCGCGGCGTTCGCCTTCGGTTCCGATGCCGACCAGGACCCGGCGAGGCGCGGCATGCCGAACCTGGGCACGCTGGTGGAGTTCGGCCCGCGATTGAAGTGGCACCTGGGCGGCACGCCGCAGGGCGGCCGCTGGCGGCTGGATCTGCCCTTGCGAGGCGTATTCGACCTCAGCGACAGCCTCGAGTACCGGGGCGCCGTGTTCCAGCCCGGCATCGTGTGGTCGCAGCGGCCCGCACCCGGCTGGAGCGTCGCGACCAGCCTGAGCGCGGTGATCTCCGACCAGCGCCTTGCACGCACCTTCTACGAGGTGGCGCCGCAGTTCGCCACTCCCACGCGGCCGGCTTACCAGGCGGATGGCGGCCTGCTCGCGTGGCGGCTGGGCGCGTCGATCTCGCGCGACTTCGGCCGCGACTGGACCGTCTTCGCTTTCGGGCGGATCGACACCGTCGCGGGCGCCGCCAACCGGTCGAGCCCGCTGGTGCGCCAGACGACCGGCAGCACCGTCGGCATCGGTGTGTCGTACACGTGGCTGCGTTCCAGCGAGCCGGCGGTCGACTAG
- a CDS encoding IclR family transcriptional regulator — MASARLSPSKTPPAAGPRKATRAERSSLFVGSVEKAFQVLEAFKGTQRMMTMAEIARAAGLDRSATQRLVHTMEQLGYLRRPPDSPLYGLASKVLRLSYNYLRSRDLIERASPYLLEISRTLGETSNLQELDGHEIVFLARFPGKHLVNVDFAVGYRLPAAFTASGRAMLSRLDEAQRKELLLATPREPITPFTETDPKLLLERIDEAAKQGYSAVMNQTMVGDISVAAAITDHHGVPIGAINISVPTTRWTLDKAAEQLAPHVQLAATSISQTKIAQP, encoded by the coding sequence ATGGCCAGCGCACGCCTTTCGCCCAGCAAGACGCCGCCCGCCGCCGGCCCGCGCAAGGCGACGCGGGCGGAACGCTCGTCACTCTTCGTCGGCTCGGTGGAGAAGGCCTTCCAGGTGCTGGAAGCCTTCAAGGGCACGCAGCGCATGATGACGATGGCGGAGATCGCCCGCGCGGCCGGGCTCGACCGCAGCGCCACTCAGCGGCTGGTGCACACCATGGAGCAGCTGGGGTACCTGCGCCGGCCGCCCGATTCGCCGCTGTACGGCCTGGCTTCCAAGGTGCTGCGCCTGTCGTACAACTACCTGCGCTCGCGCGACCTGATCGAGCGGGCGTCGCCCTACCTGCTGGAGATCAGCCGCACGCTGGGCGAGACGTCCAACCTGCAGGAGCTGGATGGGCACGAGATCGTTTTCCTGGCGCGCTTTCCGGGCAAGCACCTGGTCAACGTCGACTTTGCCGTGGGGTATCGCCTGCCCGCGGCGTTCACGGCATCGGGCCGCGCGATGTTGTCCCGGCTGGATGAAGCGCAGCGCAAGGAGCTCCTGCTGGCCACGCCGCGGGAACCAATCACGCCGTTCACGGAAACGGACCCGAAGCTGCTGCTGGAGCGGATCGACGAGGCCGCGAAGCAGGGCTACTCGGCGGTGATGAACCAGACGATGGTGGGGGACATCTCCGTGGCGGCGGCGATCACCGACCACCACGGCGTGCCGATCGGCGCCATCAACATCTCGGTGCCGACGACCCGCTGGACCCTGGACAAGGCGGCGGAGCAGCTCGCCCCGCATGTGCAGCTGGCGGCCACCTCGATCTCGCAGACCAAGATCGCGCAGCCCTGA
- a CDS encoding FAD-dependent oxidoreductase: MDRPAITETLTTPVLGEYDVIVAGGGASGLIAAVAAARCGARTAVVERAGCLGGTGTSGMVAQWIGLFNGSVRCVGGIGFELTQRVQAAGGSEGFRRYTLAEASANPVTITNFPFNPEVVKIVADEMASEAGVDVYLHSRVVRALVEGRRVQGLVVENVGGRGALRSAMLVDATGDAVVASAAGVPCVGEEPELQHKRQPCTLVFRMSNVDVRTFRAMPREQKRAIALEGLKEGRLAWESLSFCSTPGELDAVCLMSRIHGIDALDPRDLTRAEQTGRQQIKSIVSFLQERVPGFERSLLGGIAERVGIRETRRIVGRHTLTTEDIVGGRRFADAVALGAGPMDLHEAGGTGVDLWMPPAPFEIPLACQLPQEMEGLVVTGRAISATREANGGARHMGTAMCLGHAAGVYAALASRGEASLQEPAPEKVRQVLRNQKALVSSDDAMAAAANDTPIVARAA; encoded by the coding sequence ATGGACCGACCCGCGATCACCGAAACCCTCACCACGCCGGTGCTCGGCGAGTACGACGTGATCGTCGCCGGCGGCGGCGCTTCCGGACTGATCGCAGCGGTCGCGGCTGCGCGCTGCGGCGCCCGCACTGCGGTCGTCGAGCGCGCCGGTTGCCTGGGCGGCACCGGCACGTCGGGCATGGTGGCGCAGTGGATCGGCCTGTTCAACGGCAGCGTGCGCTGCGTGGGCGGCATCGGCTTCGAACTCACGCAGCGCGTGCAGGCCGCAGGCGGCAGCGAGGGCTTTCGCCGCTACACGCTGGCGGAGGCCAGCGCCAATCCGGTGACCATCACCAACTTCCCATTCAACCCGGAGGTGGTGAAGATCGTCGCCGACGAGATGGCGAGCGAAGCCGGCGTCGACGTGTACCTGCATTCTCGCGTCGTGCGCGCCCTCGTCGAAGGCAGGCGCGTGCAAGGCCTGGTGGTGGAGAACGTCGGCGGCCGCGGCGCGCTGCGCTCGGCCATGCTGGTCGATGCGACCGGCGACGCGGTCGTCGCCTCCGCGGCCGGCGTGCCGTGCGTCGGCGAAGAGCCCGAACTGCAGCACAAGCGCCAGCCCTGCACGCTGGTCTTCCGCATGTCCAACGTGGACGTGCGCACCTTCCGCGCCATGCCGCGCGAGCAGAAACGCGCCATCGCACTGGAAGGCCTCAAGGAAGGCCGGCTCGCGTGGGAAAGCCTGTCGTTCTGCAGCACGCCGGGCGAGCTGGACGCGGTGTGCCTCATGAGCCGCATCCACGGCATCGATGCGCTGGACCCGCGCGACCTGACGCGCGCCGAGCAGACCGGCCGCCAGCAGATCAAGTCCATCGTCAGCTTCCTGCAGGAGCGCGTGCCGGGCTTCGAGCGATCGCTGCTGGGCGGCATCGCCGAACGGGTGGGCATCCGGGAGACGCGGCGCATCGTTGGGCGCCACACCCTGACGACGGAAGACATCGTCGGAGGCCGGCGGTTCGCGGACGCGGTGGCGCTCGGCGCCGGCCCGATGGACCTGCACGAGGCCGGCGGCACCGGCGTCGACCTGTGGATGCCGCCCGCTCCCTTCGAGATCCCGCTGGCCTGCCAGCTGCCGCAGGAGATGGAGGGCCTGGTCGTCACCGGCCGCGCGATCTCCGCCACGCGAGAGGCCAACGGCGGCGCACGCCACATGGGCACCGCCATGTGCCTCGGCCATGCGGCGGGCGTCTATGCCGCGCTGGCCTCGCGCGGCGAGGCGAGCCTGCAGGAGCCGGCGCCCGAGAAGGTGCGGCAGGTGCTTCGCAACCAGAAGGCGCTGGTGTCGTCGGACGACGCGATGGCGGCCGCGGCGAACGACACGCCCATCGTCGCGCGCGCGGCCTGA